A genomic stretch from Antarcticibacterium flavum includes:
- a CDS encoding universal stress protein, whose protein sequence is MMNILLPTDFSENSRNAAAYALQFFGAIPCNFHLLHAVPASGMAIGASPNIIPAHIQGKFEDMLNWLEGIKQNPEHKFHISFKVNYLIEAVRQQVAEKNIDLILMGTKGATNKKGAIIGKNTSDIMMKVKCPAMAISEKAVYKTYKEILFPTDYKIHYNPKMLDTLMVLKNFSKASVKILELFNSDTEPSEEQETNKSYLYKSFSPEIPQVQTFYSSQSSDTTSLFETNPNVDMIVMAAKNLNLCQRLLRNNSQTQIPFIKQLPLLVLHG, encoded by the coding sequence ATGATGAACATTCTATTGCCGACAGATTTCTCTGAAAACTCCAGGAATGCAGCAGCCTATGCTTTGCAATTCTTTGGAGCGATACCGTGCAACTTTCACTTGCTGCATGCGGTACCAGCTTCAGGCATGGCAATAGGAGCAAGCCCAAATATTATTCCTGCACATATTCAAGGCAAGTTTGAGGACATGCTTAACTGGCTGGAAGGGATCAAACAAAACCCTGAACATAAATTTCATATTTCCTTTAAAGTTAATTACCTTATCGAAGCAGTAAGGCAGCAGGTGGCTGAAAAGAATATCGATCTCATCCTTATGGGCACTAAAGGGGCCACTAATAAAAAGGGTGCCATTATTGGAAAGAATACATCAGATATTATGATGAAGGTGAAATGCCCTGCAATGGCCATTTCAGAAAAAGCAGTATACAAAACATATAAAGAAATCCTATTCCCAACAGATTATAAGATACATTACAATCCTAAAATGCTGGATACTTTAATGGTGCTTAAGAATTTTTCAAAAGCATCTGTCAAGATCCTTGAACTCTTCAATTCTGACACAGAACCTTCAGAAGAACAGGAGACCAACAAATCATATTTATATAAAAGCTTTTCACCCGAAATTCCGCAGGTGCAAACTTTTTATTCCTCACAGAGTTCAGACACTACCAGCCTATTTGAGACAAACCCCAATGTGGATATGATCGTAATGGCAGCAAAGAACCTCAACCTTTGCCAGCGGTTATTACGCAACAATTCCCAAACCCAGATCCCTTTTATTAAGCAATTGCCATTGCTTGTACTTCACGGGTAA
- a CDS encoding response regulator translates to MKKILFIEDDIVVRENTAELLELAEYNVVTASNGRIGVELARQELPDIIVCDIMMPEMDGYGVLESLSKDEATNHIPFIFLSAKTEHKDIRRGMDLGADDYLTKPFEEEELISAIESRLAKVAILKKIKTNEENKNEKPQLNSLNDLRELVKNYELQTYKAGETIYEEGKQGLFFFFVDRGVVKSHKMDQYGKELITSLYKEGDFFGNTSFGKLDSYQEHATAMEDTRVYAVSKEELKEILSQNNKIAFDLIDAMGENITGIKEQLLEMAYGSVRKKTARTILLFSQKIRRHPTQSIRISRSDLASVAGMASETLIRTLSDFKKEGLLEIEGRNIKLLDVEALKKIG, encoded by the coding sequence ATGAAAAAGATCTTATTCATAGAAGATGATATCGTTGTACGTGAGAACACCGCAGAGCTTCTGGAACTGGCAGAGTATAATGTTGTGACCGCATCAAATGGCAGGATTGGAGTTGAACTTGCACGCCAGGAATTACCAGATATCATTGTGTGTGATATCATGATGCCTGAAATGGACGGCTACGGGGTACTGGAATCCCTATCCAAAGATGAAGCTACCAACCATATTCCATTCATCTTTCTTTCAGCAAAAACAGAACATAAAGATATAAGAAGAGGGATGGACCTGGGTGCAGATGATTATCTCACTAAGCCATTTGAGGAAGAAGAGTTGATAAGCGCTATTGAAAGCCGGCTTGCCAAGGTTGCGATCCTAAAGAAGATCAAAACCAATGAGGAAAATAAGAACGAAAAACCCCAGCTTAACAGTCTTAACGATCTTAGAGAGCTGGTAAAGAATTATGAGCTACAAACTTATAAGGCAGGAGAAACCATTTATGAAGAAGGGAAACAAGGGCTTTTCTTTTTCTTTGTAGACCGCGGTGTGGTAAAAAGCCATAAAATGGATCAATATGGCAAGGAATTGATCACCTCTTTATATAAAGAAGGCGATTTTTTTGGAAATACTTCCTTTGGGAAACTTGATTCCTACCAGGAGCACGCCACTGCTATGGAAGATACCCGGGTGTATGCGGTTTCCAAGGAGGAGTTAAAAGAGATCCTTTCTCAAAATAATAAAATAGCCTTTGATCTTATAGATGCCATGGGAGAAAATATCACCGGCATTAAAGAACAACTTTTAGAAATGGCCTATGGCTCTGTGCGTAAAAAAACGGCACGAACCATCTTGTTGTTCTCCCAAAAGATTCGCAGGCATCCTACCCAAAGCATAAGGATCTCCAGGAGTGACCTGGCCAGTGTGGCAGGGATGGCTTCTGAAACTCTTATAAGGACCCTTTCAGATTTTAAGAAAGAGGGGCTGCTGGAAATTGAAGGCCGTAATATCAAATTACTGGACGTTGAAGCCCTTAAAAAAATAGGCTAA
- a CDS encoding PAS domain-containing sensor histidine kinase, which yields MFEKNENLFNVLFEAASEGIIVVDEKQIIVASNTAAAHMFGYSKEELQDQPLNILIPSRYRSSHPQHFKGFLDDSEKRQMGHGRDLFGVKKNGEQFPVEAGLNPFEVDGKRYVMSLIIDITIRKETQRQIKELNSELEGKIKVRTRELEESVEKLQNLNLSLEQEITKRKEAENRIKVALQKEKELNELKTKFLSLVSHEFKTPLSGILTSVMLAGKYKLEEQQDKREKHLNTIKNKVHYLDNILNDFLSIERLESGKVNYKFNTFNLSKLVNEVVYNANVTLKSGQEIEYPTNIENITLHQDEKILELVLSNLLGNAIKYSPENTLIKFEIKIQGEMIIFIVTDEGMGIPEKDQKHIFERYFRAENALLNQGTGIGLNIAKVHLENLGGSINFTSRENVGTKFIVELPILRENS from the coding sequence ATGTTTGAAAAAAATGAAAACCTTTTTAATGTCCTTTTCGAAGCAGCATCAGAGGGCATAATTGTCGTGGATGAAAAACAAATAATTGTTGCCAGCAATACCGCTGCGGCTCATATGTTTGGATATAGCAAGGAAGAACTCCAGGACCAGCCTTTGAACATTTTAATTCCCAGCAGGTATAGGTCCAGTCACCCGCAACACTTCAAAGGTTTTCTTGATGACAGTGAAAAACGCCAGATGGGACACGGCAGGGATCTTTTTGGTGTTAAGAAGAATGGGGAGCAATTTCCTGTGGAAGCAGGCCTGAATCCCTTTGAAGTCGATGGAAAAAGATATGTAATGTCGCTCATAATTGATATTACCATTCGAAAGGAAACACAGCGTCAAATAAAGGAACTCAACAGTGAACTGGAAGGTAAGATCAAGGTTCGCACCAGGGAACTTGAGGAAAGTGTTGAGAAACTCCAAAATTTAAACCTTAGCCTGGAACAGGAGATCACAAAAAGAAAAGAGGCAGAGAATCGCATTAAAGTGGCTTTACAAAAAGAAAAGGAACTCAACGAATTAAAAACAAAGTTTCTTTCTCTGGTGTCCCACGAATTCAAGACTCCTTTAAGCGGCATACTAACTTCTGTGATGCTGGCCGGGAAATATAAACTCGAAGAACAACAGGATAAAAGGGAAAAACACCTTAACACTATTAAGAACAAGGTCCACTACCTTGATAACATTCTTAATGATTTTCTCTCTATTGAACGCCTGGAATCTGGAAAGGTAAATTATAAGTTCAACACCTTTAATCTTAGTAAACTTGTTAACGAGGTTGTATATAATGCCAATGTGACCTTAAAAAGCGGGCAGGAGATCGAATATCCCACCAATATTGAAAATATAACTTTACACCAGGATGAAAAGATTCTCGAATTGGTTTTATCCAATTTATTGGGTAATGCAATAAAATACTCTCCTGAAAATACCCTCATAAAATTTGAAATAAAGATACAGGGAGAGATGATTATCTTTATTGTGACAGATGAGGGCATGGGTATACCCGAGAAGGACCAGAAGCATATTTTTGAAAGATACTTCAGGGCAGAGAATGCACTGCTCAATCAGGGAACCGGGATAGGTCTCAACATAGCCAAGGTACACCTGGAAAACCTGGGTGGTTCTATTAATTTTACAAGCCGGGAAAACGTAGGAACAAAATTTATTGTAGAATTACCCATACTAAGGGAAAATAGTTAA
- a CDS encoding metallophosphatase domain-containing protein: MKVICIADTHNKQEDIIVPPGDVIIHAGDFSEAGTKKETQEFLEWFASLPHKHKLLVPGNHDFYLEKHLTSLDKIIPAGIHCLINTGLVINNVKFWGSPFTPGDSNWAFTKPRGREMRECWDLIPEDVELLITHTPPYGILDQLDNKKHLGCEQLTSRLKEVKPSYHIFGHIHHEYGIVKIKETVFVNAALLDDRYRLINSPLTIHHFPS, encoded by the coding sequence ATGAAGGTCATTTGCATAGCCGATACTCATAACAAGCAAGAAGACATAATAGTTCCTCCCGGCGATGTGATCATTCATGCCGGAGATTTTTCAGAAGCCGGCACAAAAAAGGAAACCCAGGAGTTTCTTGAATGGTTCGCCTCCCTGCCGCATAAACATAAACTGTTGGTCCCGGGAAACCACGATTTTTATCTTGAAAAACATCTGACTTCCCTTGATAAAATAATCCCTGCGGGAATTCACTGCCTTATAAATACAGGATTGGTTATCAATAATGTGAAATTCTGGGGCTCCCCCTTTACCCCTGGAGATTCTAACTGGGCTTTTACCAAACCCCGGGGAAGGGAAATGAGAGAATGCTGGGATCTAATCCCTGAAGATGTAGAACTGTTAATTACCCACACTCCCCCATATGGCATTCTGGACCAGCTGGATAATAAAAAACATCTGGGATGTGAACAATTAACTTCCCGATTAAAGGAAGTCAAACCTTCATACCATATTTTTGGTCATATACATCATGAATACGGGATTGTAAAAATAAAGGAAACTGTCTTTGTTAATGCCGCATTACTGGACGACCGCTACCGGCTTATTAATTCCCCCCTCACAATTCACCATTTCCCATCTTAA
- a CDS encoding universal stress protein: MKKILVPTDFSEQAEYALKVAAQLARKYDGEIFLLHMLELPMHLVGGAAASGSGVGGGGSQNLPEALYFMKLAKKRFGEIRQEPYLKDIKLTETVEFHQAFDGIMEISEKHNCDLIVMGSHGATGFKEMFIGSNTEKVVRNSTIPVLVIKNDHEIFDIKDFVFATDCDLENKHTLQQAKRFAGKLGARLHLVYINTANNFMTHNDAQQCLDDFVEGEDDKDYTLNIYNDVTVENGILNFARSIDAGLIGISTHGRKGIAHFFNGSISEDLVNHAQQPVVTFKI; this comes from the coding sequence ATGAAAAAGATCCTGGTTCCTACCGATTTTTCTGAGCAGGCAGAATATGCCTTAAAAGTAGCTGCCCAACTTGCCAGGAAATATGATGGCGAGATTTTTTTGCTGCACATGCTCGAGTTGCCAATGCATTTGGTTGGAGGCGCCGCCGCAAGCGGAAGTGGAGTTGGTGGAGGTGGAAGCCAAAATCTGCCTGAAGCTCTTTACTTTATGAAACTTGCAAAAAAGCGTTTTGGCGAAATAAGACAGGAACCTTATTTAAAGGACATTAAATTAACCGAAACAGTTGAGTTCCACCAGGCTTTTGACGGTATTATGGAAATAAGCGAAAAGCACAACTGTGACCTTATCGTTATGGGATCCCACGGAGCTACCGGTTTTAAGGAGATGTTCATTGGCTCTAATACAGAGAAAGTAGTAAGGAACTCCACTATTCCTGTGCTGGTCATTAAAAATGATCACGAGATATTTGATATAAAAGATTTTGTTTTTGCCACAGATTGTGATCTTGAGAACAAACACACCCTGCAACAGGCAAAACGCTTTGCAGGCAAACTTGGTGCCCGCCTGCACCTTGTTTACATAAATACAGCCAACAATTTCATGACACATAATGATGCACAACAATGCTTAGATGATTTTGTTGAAGGTGAGGATGACAAGGATTACACCCTGAATATTTACAATGATGTAACCGTGGAGAATGGGATACTTAATTTCGCCAGGAGCATTGACGCAGGACTTATTGGAATAAGCACCCATGGAAGAAAAGGCATAGCCCATTTCTTTAATGGTAGCATTAGCGAAGACCTTGTAAACCACGCACAGCAGCCTGTAGTTACTTTTAAGATATGA
- the rimP gene encoding ribosome assembly cofactor RimP: protein MLQERVENLLKEAFEENDSLFLISLNISDQNHILVVIDGDEGVAVNDCIAVSRKIENDLDRDELDFSLEVTSAGVSEPLKFPRQFRKNIGRKLEVRTNSNKFEGNLIAVDEEGITLQWQAREPKPVGKGKVTVDKEAKIAFQDIEKAVVVITF from the coding sequence ATGTTGCAGGAGCGAGTAGAGAATTTGCTGAAGGAAGCCTTTGAAGAGAATGATTCCTTATTTTTAATTTCCCTTAATATCAGTGATCAAAATCATATCCTTGTAGTGATAGACGGGGATGAAGGAGTGGCTGTAAACGATTGTATAGCGGTAAGCCGCAAGATCGAGAATGACCTGGACCGGGATGAACTGGATTTTTCCCTGGAGGTGACATCGGCAGGAGTATCAGAGCCATTAAAATTCCCACGACAATTCAGGAAAAATATTGGTAGAAAACTTGAAGTCCGGACAAATTCCAATAAATTTGAAGGAAATTTAATTGCTGTAGATGAGGAGGGTATCACCCTTCAATGGCAGGCAAGAGAGCCCAAGCCCGTTGGCAAAGGGAAAGTAACTGTAGATAAAGAAGCAAAAATAGCTTTTCAGGATATTGAAAAGGCTGTGGTTGTAATAACATTTTAA
- the nusA gene encoding transcription termination factor NusA produces the protein MENIALIESFSEFKDDKLIDRVTLMAILEDVFRSALKKKYGEDDNFDIIVNPDKGDLEIWRNRVVVADGEVEDPNQEISLSEARKIEPDFEVGEDVSEEVKLIDLGRRSILALRQNLIAKIHEHDNTNIYKHFKDLEGEIYTAEVHHIRHRAIILLDDEGNEIILPKDRQIPSDFFRKGENVRGIIESVELKGSKPQILMSRTSPIFLEKLFEQEIPEVFDGLITVKKVVRIPGEKAKVAVDSYDDRIDPVGACVGMKGSRIHSIVRELGNENIDVINYTNNDQLFITRALSPAKIVSIKLDEENKRAEVMLKPEEVSKAIGRGGHNIRLAGQLTGYEIDVFRDGGEEDVELREFADEIEDWVIAEFAKIGLDTAKSILEQDVDDLVRRTDLEEETIRDVIQVLREEFEE, from the coding sequence ATGGAAAATATCGCCTTGATTGAGTCTTTTTCTGAATTTAAAGACGACAAATTAATAGATCGGGTTACCTTAATGGCGATCTTAGAGGATGTGTTTAGAAGCGCTTTGAAAAAGAAGTATGGGGAAGATGATAATTTTGACATCATTGTAAACCCTGATAAAGGGGATCTTGAGATTTGGAGAAACAGGGTTGTTGTGGCAGATGGGGAAGTGGAAGATCCAAACCAGGAGATATCACTTAGTGAAGCAAGAAAGATCGAGCCAGATTTTGAAGTGGGTGAAGATGTATCTGAAGAAGTGAAATTGATCGATCTTGGAAGGCGTTCCATACTTGCCTTAAGGCAAAACCTTATCGCAAAGATACATGAACACGATAATACTAATATCTACAAGCACTTCAAGGATCTTGAAGGAGAGATATATACAGCAGAGGTTCATCACATACGTCACCGCGCAATCATACTTCTTGATGATGAAGGGAATGAGATCATCCTGCCAAAAGACAGGCAAATCCCTTCAGATTTTTTCAGGAAAGGTGAGAACGTGAGAGGGATCATAGAGAGTGTGGAGCTTAAAGGAAGCAAACCTCAAATACTTATGTCCCGTACCTCCCCAATTTTCCTGGAAAAATTATTTGAACAGGAAATCCCGGAGGTTTTTGACGGCCTTATTACTGTGAAGAAAGTTGTGCGCATCCCGGGTGAAAAAGCCAAGGTGGCTGTAGATTCTTATGATGACAGGATAGATCCTGTAGGGGCTTGTGTGGGGATGAAAGGGTCAAGGATACACAGTATTGTGCGGGAATTGGGCAATGAGAACATTGATGTTATCAATTATACCAATAATGATCAATTATTTATTACCCGTGCCTTGAGCCCGGCAAAGATCGTTTCGATCAAGCTGGATGAAGAAAATAAGCGGGCAGAGGTAATGCTTAAGCCTGAAGAGGTTTCCAAGGCTATTGGACGTGGAGGGCACAACATACGCCTTGCCGGCCAGCTTACGGGATATGAGATAGATGTCTTTAGAGACGGTGGAGAAGAAGATGTAGAGCTTAGGGAATTTGCAGATGAGATCGAGGATTGGGTAATTGCAGAGTTTGCTAAAATAGGATTGGATACCGCCAAGAGTATTTTGGAACAGGATGTGGATGACCTTGTGCGTCGTACAGATCTTGAGGAGGAAACAATACGTGATGTGATACAGGTATTGCGTGAAGAATTTGAAGAATAA
- the infB gene encoding translation initiation factor IF-2, translated as MAEAKTMRLNKVLREFNISLDRAVEFLNSQGHDIEARPTTKISEEVYQVLFDEFQTDKSKKVASKEVGEEKRKEKEELRMARERELEDKKKAEQKQQDVISARTKLEGPKQVGKIDLDKKPEEKPAEVEQPKETPKAEAPKEPVEAKKEEEPKTPEAPKEEKPAAEEKPKKEEVKETEAPEEKPEAPAAQEESKPAAEGEKPAGEEGEGDTIRTKYTKLNGPNFTGEKIDLSQFKKPVKKKDEKKAADDKEKDKRKKRRRRISKDVKGGTAAPGAAGGAFKGGKGGKKPARPAMAKEEPSEEEVQKQIRETLEKLQGKGSKGKGAKYRRDKRDQHRQRSEDDLAQQETDSKILKVTEFVTVSEVATMMDVPVTKIISACMSLGMMVTMNQRLDAETLSIVAEEFDYEVEFVSADIEEVTDTEEENPEDLKPRAPIVTVMGHVDHGKTSLLDYIRKENVIAGESGGITQHIGAYGVELENGQKIAFLDTPGHEAFTAMRARGAQVTDIAIIVIAADDDVMPQTKEAISHAQAAGVPIVFAINKSDLPTANPEKIKEKLAGMNLLVEDWGGKIQSHDISAKTGLGVKELLEKVLLEAEILELQANPNKPAKGTVVEAFLDKGRGYVSTILVQEGSLKIGDYVLAGRHSGKVKAMQDERGKDVAVAGPATPVSILGLDGAPQAGDKFKVMLDEREAKDIAARRTQLQREQSVRTQRHITLDEIGRRIALGDFKEINIILKGDVDGSVEALTDSFQKLSTEEIQVNIIHKGVGPITESDVLLASASDAVIIGFNVRPAGNARQLADKEEIDVRLYSIIYDAINDLRDAMEGMLSPEMKEEITGTAEIRETFKISKIGTIAGCMVTSGKIFRNNGIRLIRDGVVVFTGELTSLKRFKDDVKEVSKGYDCGMQIKNYNDIKEGDVIEGYQEVAVKKKMKK; from the coding sequence ATGGCTGAAGCAAAAACAATGCGATTAAACAAGGTACTACGTGAATTCAATATTTCACTAGATCGTGCTGTGGAATTTTTAAATTCTCAAGGTCACGATATTGAAGCGCGTCCTACCACAAAAATTTCTGAAGAGGTTTACCAGGTGCTTTTTGATGAATTTCAAACAGATAAAAGCAAAAAGGTGGCTTCCAAGGAAGTTGGAGAGGAGAAGCGTAAGGAGAAGGAGGAGTTACGTATGGCCCGTGAGAGGGAGTTGGAAGACAAGAAGAAAGCAGAGCAGAAGCAGCAGGATGTCATAAGTGCCAGAACAAAACTTGAAGGCCCTAAGCAGGTTGGTAAGATAGACCTGGATAAGAAGCCTGAAGAAAAACCTGCAGAGGTTGAGCAGCCAAAAGAAACTCCAAAAGCTGAGGCGCCTAAGGAGCCGGTAGAGGCTAAGAAAGAAGAGGAACCAAAAACTCCTGAAGCTCCAAAAGAGGAGAAGCCGGCCGCTGAAGAAAAGCCAAAGAAAGAAGAAGTAAAAGAAACTGAAGCTCCTGAAGAGAAACCTGAAGCTCCTGCAGCACAGGAAGAATCCAAACCCGCTGCTGAAGGTGAAAAGCCTGCCGGGGAAGAGGGTGAAGGGGATACCATTCGTACGAAATATACCAAACTTAACGGGCCTAACTTTACAGGAGAGAAAATAGACCTTTCCCAGTTTAAGAAGCCGGTTAAGAAGAAGGATGAGAAAAAAGCTGCAGACGATAAGGAGAAGGATAAGCGCAAAAAGCGTCGTCGCAGAATAAGTAAAGATGTAAAAGGAGGAACTGCTGCGCCGGGTGCTGCAGGAGGAGCCTTTAAAGGTGGTAAAGGAGGTAAGAAGCCTGCGCGACCTGCTATGGCAAAAGAAGAGCCAAGCGAGGAAGAAGTACAAAAACAAATACGTGAAACCCTTGAAAAACTTCAGGGGAAAGGAAGTAAAGGAAAAGGTGCCAAGTACCGTAGGGATAAAAGGGACCAGCACCGTCAACGATCTGAAGATGATCTTGCACAGCAGGAAACAGACAGCAAGATCCTTAAGGTAACAGAATTTGTTACCGTAAGTGAGGTTGCAACGATGATGGATGTGCCGGTTACCAAAATTATCTCTGCCTGTATGTCCCTTGGGATGATGGTGACGATGAACCAGCGTCTAGATGCTGAAACCCTTTCTATAGTTGCTGAAGAATTCGACTACGAAGTTGAATTTGTATCTGCAGATATTGAGGAGGTAACCGATACTGAGGAGGAGAATCCAGAAGATCTTAAGCCAAGGGCTCCTATTGTTACCGTAATGGGACACGTTGACCACGGTAAGACATCCTTACTGGATTATATTCGTAAAGAAAATGTGATCGCCGGTGAAAGTGGTGGTATCACGCAGCATATTGGAGCGTACGGGGTTGAGCTGGAAAACGGTCAAAAGATCGCATTCCTTGATACACCGGGTCACGAGGCGTTTACCGCGATGAGAGCCAGGGGTGCCCAGGTTACAGATATCGCGATCATCGTGATCGCGGCAGATGATGATGTGATGCCGCAAACAAAAGAAGCTATTTCTCACGCACAGGCTGCGGGAGTGCCAATAGTTTTCGCTATCAACAAATCTGATCTTCCAACGGCAAATCCAGAAAAGATCAAAGAAAAACTGGCAGGAATGAACCTGTTGGTTGAAGACTGGGGAGGAAAGATCCAGTCACACGATATATCTGCAAAAACAGGTTTAGGTGTGAAGGAGTTGCTTGAAAAAGTACTTCTTGAAGCCGAGATCCTGGAATTGCAGGCCAACCCTAACAAACCTGCAAAAGGTACGGTAGTAGAGGCATTCCTTGATAAAGGAAGAGGGTATGTATCCACTATCCTCGTACAGGAAGGTTCCCTTAAAATTGGTGATTACGTCCTTGCAGGAAGACACAGTGGTAAGGTAAAGGCAATGCAGGATGAGCGAGGAAAAGACGTGGCAGTCGCAGGACCTGCGACCCCTGTTTCCATACTTGGACTTGATGGTGCCCCACAAGCGGGTGATAAGTTCAAGGTAATGCTGGATGAACGCGAAGCAAAGGATATCGCTGCCAGGCGTACACAGCTGCAAAGAGAACAATCTGTAAGAACACAACGTCACATTACTCTTGATGAGATTGGAAGACGTATTGCACTTGGAGACTTTAAGGAGATCAACATTATCCTTAAAGGAGATGTGGATGGATCTGTAGAAGCATTGACAGATAGTTTCCAGAAATTATCTACAGAGGAGATACAGGTGAATATCATACATAAAGGTGTAGGTCCAATTACAGAGAGCGATGTGTTGCTGGCTTCAGCATCAGACGCTGTAATAATTGGATTTAACGTGAGACCTGCCGGTAATGCAAGACAGCTTGCAGATAAGGAAGAAATTGACGTAAGGCTATACTCTATTATCTATGATGCCATCAATGACCTTAGAGATGCGATGGAAGGTATGTTGTCGCCAGAGATGAAAGAAGAGATCACTGGTACTGCAGAGATACGTGAGACCTTCAAGATCTCCAAGATTGGAACTATTGCAGGTTGTATGGTGACCTCAGGTAAGATCTTCCGTAACAACGGTATAAGATTGATTCGCGATGGCGTGGTAGTATTTACAGGAGAACTTACTTCTCTTAAGCGTTTCAAAGATGACGTGAAGGAAGTTTCTAAAGGTTATGACTGTGGTATGCAAATTAAGAATTACAACGACATCAAAGAAGGCGATGTAATTGAAGGCTACCAGGAAGTTGCCGTGAAAAAGAAGATGAAGAAATAA
- a CDS encoding SPOR domain-containing protein, with protein sequence MRILKTRISFFTLVLAAAFQYTTQAQTANVNVQQNELIPELLEEKTRLTKDGKLGERYQIQLYYGDNQTASDVIRKFRTQYNTWPSQIIYETPNYKVWVGNFRNRLEADRALLKIKQDYPAAFIPKPQRG encoded by the coding sequence ATGAGAATATTAAAGACCAGGATTAGTTTTTTTACACTTGTTTTAGCTGCTGCTTTCCAATATACAACACAAGCCCAAACAGCAAACGTGAATGTACAACAAAACGAATTGATCCCTGAATTACTGGAAGAAAAGACACGATTGACCAAAGACGGCAAACTGGGAGAGCGTTACCAGATACAATTATACTATGGCGACAACCAAACTGCCAGTGATGTCATAAGAAAATTTCGAACCCAATATAACACGTGGCCTTCCCAGATCATTTATGAAACCCCCAATTATAAAGTATGGGTAGGAAACTTTAGGAACAGGCTGGAGGCAGACAGAGCACTCCTGAAGATCAAACAGGACTATCCTGCCGCCTTCATTCCCAAACCACAACGGGGATAG